GGTGGTGGCAAAGCCTTCCTGGTCGATATTGACCTTCACCGTGACAGGCACGCCCCCGAGCGGCCCGGCATCTTCGCCACGCCCGATGGCGGCATCGACGGCGGCAGCCTGCGCCAGCACGTCTTCAGGCCTGTGGTCGACCACGGCATTGATCTTGGGATTGACCGCGTCCAGCCGCGCCAGCGCCGCGGTCGCCGCCTCCTTCGCAGAGACTTTCTTCGACTTGACCAGCGAAGCCATTTCCGCGGCCGACAGGCGCCATAGATCCTGCATGCAAAACTCCATATCGATTGGAGCCCTTGTAGCGCCGGGCGCAGGGCAATGCCAGCGGGCCCGCCGGCCGAATTTAGCGCATGCGGGCGACGAAATAGGCGAGATCGGCGATCTGCTCCGGCGTGATCGGCGCCATCACGTCAGCCATGCTGGCGTCATAGCCGTGGCGGCTGTTGTCCTTGTACTCGGCAAGGGTCTTGGCGAGATAATCCTCACGCTGATTGGCGATGCGCGGGACGTTTTCCTTGCCGGACAAATCCGGGTTATGGCAGGTGTCGCAGCGGTGCTGCTGCACCAGCGCCTGGCCGCGCTGCAACCGCACAGGATCACCGGCGTCCGCGGGTGGCGCGGGCTTCGGCATCCTGGCGATGAAATCGGAAAAGAGGCGAAGATCGTCGTCGGTCAGCGGCTTCGCCATCTCGTTCATCGGCTCGAAGGTGCGCAGCTTCTCGCGGAACAAGAAAAGCTGGATCAGCGCGTAAGGCGCCTGCTGCCCGCCGAGCGAGGGCGTGTTCTCGGTTTCGGACTGGCCCTTTTCGCCATGGCAAGCGAGACACGGCACGATGCGTTCTTCGATCGTCTCGGCGCTTGCGGCAAAGGCGATCGAGGCGAACGCCAGCGCCGTTATTGTCTTACGCATCGTACCCTTTCCTCGCGCTCTCGTCGTTCCGGGGCGATGCGAAGCATCGAACCCGGAACCTCGAGATTCCGGGTCTGGTGCTCACGCACCATCCCGGAATGACTGCTCCTCGCAATGACGGTCTGGGTTACTGCTTCCCCGCCACCTTCTGCTTGCCGTAGGTGACGCGATAGACGGCGCCGTTCCAGTCGTCGGAGACCAGGAGCGAGCCATCCTTCATTTGCATCACATCGACCGGCCGGCCGATATACTTGTTGTCTTCCAGGAAGCCCGTGATGAACGGCTCCATCGACTTCACTGTGCCGTCCTTGTTCAGCTTGACGACCACGACGTCGCCGCCAACCTTCTTGGACCTGTTCCAGGATCCATGCCGCGCGACGATGATCGCGTTCTTGTAGGCTTTCGGGAACATGCTGCCGGTGTAGAAGCGCAGGCCGAGCGAGGCCGAATGCGGGCCCAACAGACCGACGGGCGGGGTGAATTCGCTGCAGGACTTGCCCCAGCCGAATTCGGGATCGACGATGTTGCCCTGCAGGCAGTAGGGCGCGCCGAAATGTTCACCGACCTTGGTGACGCGGTTGAGCTCGTCCTCAGGGACATCTTCCGACATCCAGTCGCGGCCATTGTCGGTGAAGTAGAGCTGCTTGGTCTCCGGATTCCAGTCGAAGCCGACCGTGTTGCGGACGCCCCTCGCGATCACTTCCACCCCGGAGCCATCGAGATTCATCCGGCGGATCTGGCCGTGATCGTCGTCATGCAGCACGTTGTTGCCGGGCTGGCCGACCGGAACGTAGAGCTTGTTGTCGGGGCCGATGCCGATGAACTTCCAGCCATGGGCTTCGTCCTTGGGCAGCTTGTCGTAGATCACGGTCGGCTTGGGCGGGTTGTCCAGGTTGTCTTCGACCTTCTCGATCTTGGAGACCTTCGACAGCTCGGCGATGTAGAGCGTGCCATCCTTGAAGGCGAGGCCGTTCGGCCGATAGAGACCGGAGGCCAGCACCTTGACTTCCCGTTTGCCGTCCTTGTTGACGATGGCATAGACCTTGTCGACCAGGCGGCTGCCGACGAACACCGTCCCCTTGTCGCCGAGCGCGAGCGAGCGGGCGTTCGCCATGCCGGCGGCATAGACTTCGATGTTGAAGCCGGCCGGCACCTTCAGTTTTGCGGTCGGCAGTTTGTCCGGCGCCGCGGGGATCGGCGGCGGCGCAATCGGCGCGAGCTTGGCAGCGGCTTCACTGCCGGCCGGGCGTCCGATCAGCGGAGACCCCGGCGGAAGCGCGGGCGCGGCCGCGGGGGCTGCGCCGGCGGCCGGCGGCGTGGCGGGCTGCTGGGCGGCAACACTCAATGTAAGGGCACTAAAAAAAGCACCGGCCAGCAACAGGCTGCGCGGTGTCGGCAAATAACTTATCATGCACGTTCTCCCTGGAAGCCTTTCTCTTCGCGCAGGCCGATATGATGCCGGCGCCGGAGGCCTTCCCGGGCGGCACTCTCCGATATTTATCCGCCGGTGCGCAATCGGAAAACATGGCGTCCGGAAGTTGTACTGCCAAAACGGACGAAGCGCGAAACGCCGACGCCCGCAGGCCTGGCGCGCTGTCAGTGTCTGGTGATGGGACCGCCGGGGGCGTCGAGAATCGCTTCCGCGAACGGAAACTCCAGCACGATCTCGCCGTCGTCGTCGGTGACCTCGATGGTCGCGCTGAGAAGCGCGCCGTCGGCGCCATCGGTCTTGAGCAGCTCCCGGATCATGGCACGCGCCATTTCCCAGGCGCGGTCGGGATCCCTGAGCACTTCGCCGTCGGGGTCGGAAATCAGCTCATCGCCGATACGGGTGTTGAAATAATATCGCGGCATCGGCGGAAACTTCACTCTCGTTGGGGTCCAGAAATCGGGGGACCGCACTTCCCTCACGGGTTTCTTTATGGGACGCCGGGAGCGCCACGCAAGCCAAGCATCGTCATTCGCATTGGCCCGAACAACCGGGAAACACTTGATCCCACGTTGTTTTGACCAGGGGTTCCCGCACAACTCCGTGAAACCTTTCGCGACGCAGCATAAACATACCTCCTGTTTCAGCAAAAGATTTAACTGGCGAACTTTTTGATCCACGCTACCTTAACCCTGAGGGCGGAGTTCGTCCGACAGCAAAGGGAGAGCCAAATGGCCTGGAAGACGCCGAAAATCGTCGAAGTATCGGTCGGCATGGAAATCAACATGTATATGTGCGCCACCCGCAAGTAAGCGGTAGCGCATTTCACATCTCACGCAGGTGGACTTCCGGGCCTGACACGTTCCCGAGAGCGGGATTGTGTCCGACGCCGGTGTCCACTTTGCGGCGTTCGTAATTCAGTTTGTGTCTTCAAGTCTGGAAGCGCCAGGAGACGGATCATGCTTCGCGTCGTCGTCCTGGGCGCCGCGGCCGGCGGCGGCGTTCCGCAGTGGAATTGCGGATGTCCGGTGTGCCGCAAAGCACGAAGCGAAAATCCCGAACTGCGAAGCACCCAGGCGTCGATCGCGGTCAGCGCCGACGGTGCGCACTGGTATTTGATCAACGCCTCGCCTGACCTGCGCCAGCAGCTTATTGCAACGCCGCAGCTTCACCCCAAAGCCGGACAGCTCCGTCACAGCCCGATCGCCGGCGTGATCCTGACCAATGGCGAAGTCGATGCGGTCGCAGGCCTGTTGTCGATGCGCGAGGGTTCACCGTTTACGCTCTATGCGCATGAGCGGGTCCTTGCGATTTTGCGATCCAACAACATCTTTAACGTGCTCGGCGAGAACAACGTGAAGCGGCGGCCGATCGAGGTAGACAGGCCATTCGAGCCTACTTTACCCGACGGCTCGCCATCCGGCATGGAAATCCTCCCCTTCGCGGTTCCCGGCAAGGGCGCGTGGTATCTCGAAGGCAAGGCGCATCCGGCGGGCGGCGATGGCGCGGGTGATACGCTGGGCTTACGGATTCTGGACAAGGGCAGCGGCAGGTACTTCTATTTCCTGGCCGCCTGCGCTGACGTGACCGACGATCTCAAATCGCGCCTGGCGGGCGCCGCGCTGGTGTTCTTTGACGGCACCGTGTGGCGCGACGACGAATTGATCGTCCAGGGCCTCGGCACCAAGACGGGACAAGGGATGGGACATATTTCGATGTCGGGCGAACACGGAGCGATCGAAAGCCTTGCCGGCCTCGATATCGGCCGAAAAATGTTCCTGCATATCAACAACTCCAACCCCGCCCTGCTCTCCGGCTCGGGCGAGCGAAAGGCACTGGAACAGGCGGGCTGGCAGATTCCAGCCGATGGAACGGAGATCACGCTGTGAATGTCATGGCCAAGGGGAAAATGACCGCGGAAATGACCGCCCTATCGATCGGCAAGGGCATCACGCTCAACAGCGCCGATGAACTGGAAGCGATGCTCCGCCACATCGGCGCGACGCGCTATCACAATCTGCATCCGTTCCACCGGCTGCTGCACGGCGGCAAGCTCAACAAGGGACAGGTGCAGGCCTGGGCGCTCAACCGCTATTTCTACCAGAGCACGATCCCGCTCAAGGACGCGATGGTGATCTCCCGCTTCCGCGACCGCGCCACAAGGATCGAATGGCGGCACCGGATCGAGGACCACGACGGCGATATCGGCTCCGAAGGCGGCATCGAGCGCTGGCTGAAGCTGACCGAGGGCCTTGGGCTCGACAGCGCCTATGTGGAATCGACCGAAGGCATTTTGCCCGCGACGCGGTTTGCGGTGGAGGCCTATGTGCATTTCTGCCGTGACAAGACACCGCTGGAAGCGATCGCCTCCTCGCTCACGGAACTGTTCGCGCCGAACCTGCATGAGGAACGCATCTCCGGCATGCTGCAGCACTATGATTTCGTCAACCCCGATATCATGAGCTATTTCAGCCGCCGCCTGACGCAGGCCCCGCGCGACGCGGGTTTTGCGCTGGAATACGTCAAGGCCAACGCGAAGACGCCCGCCGAGCGCGAGGCGGTCTGCAATGCGCTGATCTTCAAGACCAATGTGCTATGGGTTCAGCTCGACGCGCTGTATCATGCCTATGTCGAGGGCCATATACCGCCCGGGGCGTTCGTGCCCGGAGGAGACTAGCGATCGATGGCTGCGAGCCGCAACATCAGTGTCAGCGAGGCGAGCCGGCCGAAATTGCCGCGACACACGCGGCTGAAATTCGATGAGACGCGGCAGGTCTGGGTGATCCTGGCGCCGGAGCGCGTGCTGGCGCCGGACGAGATTGCGGTGGAAGTGCTGCAGCTCTGCGACGGGGTGCGCAGCGTCGGCGATATGGCCGACCAGCTCGCCGCCAAATATGCCGCGCCGCGTGAGGCGATCTTGACCGACGTCATCGCGATGCTGCAGGACCTTGCCGACAAGGGTTTTCTGACCGAAGTGCGTGAGAAGACGTCATGAGCGACATTCTCGCTGGAAGCAAAACCACCGGCGCCGCGCCCAGTGACGGGCTCGCGGTTCTGGAATCGCAACGATCGACCGCAGAGACGTTCGGCATTCCGCTTGCCGTGCTCGCGGAGCTGACGCACCGCTGCCCGCTGCAATGCCCCTATTGCTCAAACCCGATCGAACTCGACCGCGGCGGCAGCGAGCTGACGACCGAGGAATGGAAAAAAGTTCTGAGCGAACTCGCCGAAATCGGCGTGCTGCAGATTCATTTCTCCGGCGGCGAACCGACCGCGCGCAAGGATCTGGTAGAGCTGGTGCAGCATGCGACCGACGTCGGGCTGTACAGCAATCTCATTACATCGGCGGTGCTGCTGACAAAGGAACGGCTTTCGGCGCTGGCCGATGCCGGCCTCTGCCACGTGCAGATCAGTTTCCAGGGCAACGAGCCCATGGTTGCCGATCGCGTCGCCGGATTGAAGAACGCGCATGAGAAGAAGATCGAGGCCGCGAAATGGACGCGCGAGCTTGACCTGCCGCTGACGGTCAACGCCGTCATGCACCGCCAGAATTTGCACCAGCTCTCCGACATCATCCAGATGGCGGTCGATCTCGACGCCGACCGGCTGGAAGTCGCCAACGTCCAGTATTACGGCTGGGCATTGAAAAATCGCGCCGCCTTGATGCCGACGATCGAGCAGATCGAGGAGACCAGCCGGATCGTCGAGGAAGCCGCCGTGCGGCTGAAAGGCATTTTGGCCATCGACTATGTCGTGCCGGATTACTACGCGCTGCGGCCGAAGAAATGCATGGGCGGCTGGGGCCGGCAGTTCTTCAACATCTCGCCGGCCGGCAAGGTCCTGCCCTGCCACGCGGCGGAGAGCATCACCGGGCTGGAATTCGAATCCGTGCGCTCCAATCATTCGATCGCCTGGATCTGGCAGAATTCCGAGGCCTTCAACCGCTATCGCGGCACCGGCTGGATGCCCGAGCCGTGCAAGAGCTGCGAATTCAGGGAAATCGATTTCGGCGGCTGCCGCTGCCAGGCCTTTGCGCTGACCGGCGATGCCGGCAATACCGATCCGGCCTGTACGCTGTCGCCGATGCACGAGCAGATCTTCAAGGACGCCGAGCGCGAGGCGGCCGCGCACCAGGACCGCTTCCTCTATCGCAATTTCGCCGGCGGCACGCTGGAGACGGAAGGCGAGCATGGCGCCTGACGCCGACGCCGGCAAATCCGTCAAACGCGCCGATCCGTTTGCCCCGCTGACGTCGGAGCAACTCGTCGTCAGCGACGGTCACGACATCTATGTCGAAAGCGTCGGCCGGCCCGGTGGCGTTGCCGCGGTCTACCTGCATGGCGGGCCCGGCAGCGGCTGCCAGCCGGACCATCGCCGACTGTTCGATCCCGAGCGCTTCCACGCCGTGCTGTTCGACCAGCGCGGCGCCGGCCGCAGCCGCCCCAAGGGCCGCCGCGAAGCCAACACGCTGCCGCATCTGATCGCCGACATGGAAGCGATCCGCGAGAAATTCGCACTTGAGCGCTGGATGATCGTCGGCGGCTCCTGGGGCGCGACGCTGGCGTTGGCGTATGCGCAAGCCCATCCCGACCGCGTCACGGGCATCGTACTGCGGGCTACCTTCCTGGGCACGATCCAGGAAATCGAAAACGGATTTCTCAACACGCTGCCGCGTTTCTATCCTGGCCTTTACAACGACTTCATGAGCGTGCTGCCCGAAGGCGAACGCGCTCAACCGATCCAGGCCTATTTCCGCCGCATCCTCGACCCCGATCCTGACGTGAATATTCCGGCGGCGCGGGCCTGGGGCGAAACCGAACGCATTCTTTCCGAACACGCGCCGAACCGCACACGGCTCGATCTGGCGGCGCTTGGTTCATCGCGCGGCCTGCCGGCCACGCCGTTCATGGAAGCGCACTATTTCGCCAATGACTGCTTCATGCAGCCCAACCAGTTGCTGCGCGAAGCGGGCAGGCTCAAAGGCATCCCAGGGATCATCGTGCAGGGCCGCTACGATCTGCTGTGCCCGCCCGCGACCTCGCACGCGCTTGGCGCGCTGTGGCGCGAGGCCGAAATTCGTTTCGTCGAGGGCGCCGGCCACACGCTGTACGATCCCGGCGTCCGCGACGCCGTGATGAAGGCGATCGCGGACATGGCATCGAGAACCAGCAAGTAGGAATCAAGAAAAATGCCGATGGCCGGAAAAGGCATGCTGCTGACGTCGATGAACATAGACGCCGTGCACGAGGCCGAATTCAATCGCTGGTATGACCGCGAACATCTCGAAGAGCGCGTGGCGATCGACGGCTTCATCGAAGCCCGCCGCTATGTCGCCCACGACGGCAACCCAAAATATCTCAGCCTCTACTCCACCGAAACCTTTGAGGTGCTGGACAGCCCGGCCTATCGCACCGCGCTTTCGAACCAGACCACGTGGTCGAAGGCCAACATCGCCCGCTTCCAGAACATGATCCGGGCGGTCGCACGCATCACGGTCAGCCGCGGCACCGGCCGCGGCGCGGCGCTCGGCATTGTCAGGCTGCGTCCGGCAGGCGGCGAGGACAAATTGCGTGCGGCGCTGAGCGAGCAACTTGATCCGGCCACGCTCGACGGGATCATCTCCATGCATTTGATCGAGAGCGATCCGGCGCTGTCGAAGCCGATCACCGACGATCCCTCCGCGCCCAATCCCGGCGCCGGCGACTGGTTCGTGCTGATCGATGGCACCGATGTGAACGCGGTGCCTGCGGCAATGCTGCGCTTCAGCGGTAACATCGCACTGAAGCCGCTGACCATCTCAAGCGGCGTCTACCGGCTGATGTGGGATCTGGCGAAGCGCGATATCGGCTAGGCGCTTTCGCTGCTGCCAATGGGCGCGCTAAGTTAAGTGAGCCGTGGCGGCTTGATCCGGGCGTTCCGGGACGGGAATTGACAATAGCGCGGCCGTAGAACTACGGATCAAGGCGCTGTTAACGAGGTGTCGAGTAAAGAGGTGGCCGAGACTTGGCTTCTGCCGGTATTGCTCGACTCAGAGCTGCAGTTTCGCTCTTCTCGTAATGTGCGAAGGCTTTGATAGCGCGAATGAGAACTTCCGCCGAAGTCTCTAACATCGCTTCCAATTGCCCTGCTGATGTTATCTCTCAGATGTGCGATCGTCGCTCGGAAGCGCTCCTTCTTCCGGGTGCTGGCGCAACCAATCGGCTGAGGATGCCATGTGCATCACACTTCTCTTTGCTGAAGATCGCCCCAAGCGCTTGGTGACGTTATCGGTTCCCGCTATCGTCAGCCGACACTGGAGTTGAATTGCATGGCGGATAAGTCCGCAGGCACCGTCGCCGAGGTTTTCGCCGCCTTCCTCAAGCTCGGACTCACCTCGTTCGGCGGGCCGATTGCGCATCTCGGTTACTTCAGGGCGGAATTCGTCGAACGGCGGAAATGGCTCAGCGAAAGCAGTTTTGCCGACATCGTCGCGCTCTGCCAGTTCTTGCCGGGGCCGGCTTCCAGCCAGGTCGGCTTCACGCTCGGCATCCTGCGCGGCAATGGCCTGTTCGGCGGATTGGCGGCGTGGTTCGCCTTCACGATGCCGTCAGCAATCATTCTCTTCGCGTTCGCGCTTAGTGCGACGGCCTTCACCGGCCCTTCCGCTGAAGGGATTCTCCACGGCCTGAAGCTGGTCGCGGTCGCCGTGGTCGCGCAGGCGATCTGGGGCATGGCAAACAGCCTGACGCCGGATCGCGCGCGGGCTGCCATCGCGCTTGCGGCTGTTGCGATCGTGGTTTTCATCGGCGGATCGTTTGGACAGATCGGCGCCATCGCGCTTGGAGCCATGGCCGGGCTCTGGCTGTGCCGCGGCGACGGGGCCACTCCTGCGGGCCACCTCGGCTTTTCGGTATCGCGCCGACACAGCGCGGTCGCGCTGGTGCTGTTCGCGGTCCTGTTCCTGCTCACGCCGCTGGTGGCTGCAAGGACCGGCTCGCAAGGGCTTGCGCTGTTCGACGCGTTCTATCGTTCCGGCGCGCTGGTGTTCGGCGGCGGCCATGTCGTCCTGCCGCTGTTGCAGGCGGAAGTCGTGACGCCGGGCTGGGTCAGCAATGCGGACTTCCTCGCCGGCTACGGCATGGCGCAAGCGGTACCCGGACCGCTGTTCACCTTTGCAGCCTATCTCGGCGCCATAGGACCCGCTCCCAATGGTCTGGCCGGCGCTGCGATTGCACTCATCGCACTGTCTCTGCCAGGACTGCTGCTGGTCTACGGCATGCTGCCATATTGGGACGCGCTGCGCCTGCGTCCCTCCGCGCAGGCCGCCATGCGCGGCACAAACGCCGCCGTCGTCGGCATCCTTGGCGCGGCGCTCTACAATCCGGTCTGGACCAGCGCGGTGCTCACCCCGCGCGATTTCGCCGTGGCGCTCACCGGCTTCCTGCTGCTGACGGTTTGGAAACTGGCCCCCTGGATTGTCGTGGTCCAGCTGGCAGCGACGGCAGCGGTTCTGCAACTGCGCTGAGCACGTCATCCTTTTTGCGCGTATTCGTCTGCTCGAAATGCGCGAGTTCATCGCGCTTGAAACCGTTAAGACCAACTGCACCGCACATGCTGCACTGCCGCATCGACACTGCGACGCTAAGTCCACGCTCCCATGCAGATGAAAGCTGCAGATCGCGCAAATTTGCCTTTGTGCCGCGTCTGGAATGGCTCTAATAAGATAAGCCTATGATCCAATTCAAAAACCACAAGAACGCTCGTTAAGCGTTCGCAGGCAAACAAGGCCGCGTTCTCGTTGCTGGCGCGGATAAGGTAGGAATGAAACCGACTGATATCTCGGCGCCAGACTACTTTCACAAAGTGGTCGATTGCCAATGGGCCTGCCCCGCTCACACGCCAGTTCCCGAGTACATCCGACTGATTGCCGAGGGGCGTTATAGCGACGCCTACATGATCAACTGGAAATCGAACGTGTTTCCCGGAATTCTGGGACGCACCTGCGATCGTCCATGCGAGCCGGCATGCCGCCGCGGTCGTGTCGAGGAAACTCCGGTCGCGATCTGCCGCCTGAAGCGCGTTGCCGCCGACTTCAAGGACGACGTCAAGCACCGCATGCCGAAGCCGCTGGCAAAGAACGGCAAGCGCATCGCGCTGGTCGGCGGCGGCCCCGCCTCGCTGGCGGTGGCGCGCGACCTCGCACCGCTCGGCTATCACTGCACCGTGTTCGATGCCGATCCCAAGGCGGGCGGCATGATGCGGAGCCAGATTCCAAAGTTCCGTCTGCCCGACACTGTCATCGACGAGGAGACCGATTACATCCTCAACCTCGGGGTCGACTTCAAGGGCGGCCATCGCATCGACAGCCTGAAGAAGCTGCTCAGCGAAAATTACGACGCGATCTTTATCGGCTCCGGCGCCCCGCGCGGCCGCGAGCTCGACATCCCCGGCCGCAAGGAAGCGGCCGCCAATATTCATATCGGCATCGAGTGGCTGGCGTCGGTCTCGTTCGGCCATGTCGAGAAGATCGGCCGGCGCGTGATCGTGCTCGGCGGCGGCAACACTGCGATGGATTGCTGCCGCACCGCGCGCCGCCTCGGTGGCGCAGACGTCAGGGTCATCGTGCGCTCTGGCTTCGAGGAAATGAAGGCGAGCCCCTGGGAAAAGGAAGACGCCCTTCACGAGGACATTCCGATCCTCAATTTCATGGTCCCGGTGGCGTTCAAGCATGTCAGCGGCAAGCTCATCGGCGTCACCTTCCAGAAGGTGAAGGCCGAATACGACGCCAAGGGCCGTCGCAACCTGGTGCCCTCGGGCGAACCCGACCAGACCATTCCCTGCGACGACGTGCTGGTCGCGGTCGGCCAGGAGAATGCGTTCCCCTGGATCGAGCGCGACTGCGGCATCGAGTTCGACAAGTGGAACATGCCGCAGGTCGATGCAAAGACCTTCGTATCGACCAATCCGAAAGTCTTCTTCGGTGGCGACGCCGCGTTCGGCCCCAAGAACATCATCTGGGCGGTCGCGCACGGCCATGATGCCGCGCTGTCGATCCACAAGATGATATCGGGCGAGGACATCAACGAACGCCCGCTGCCCGAAGTGCATGTCTCCTCGCAGAAGATGGGCATCCACGAGTGGAGCTACGACAACGACATCTCCGGCGACAAGCGCTACAAGGTGCCGCATCGCGACAAGGTGATCGCGCTGAAGGACATCCGGACCGAGGTCGAGCTCGGCTATGATGTCAAGCTCGCGCTCGGCGAGGCGCAGCGTTGCCTGAACTGCGACGTGCAGACCGTGTTCTCGGCGCCCGCCTGCATCGAATGCGACGCCTGCGTCGACATCTGCCCAATGGATTGCATCACATTCACAGAGAACAGCGAGGAAGAGGACCTCCGGCTGCGGCTGAAAGCGCCCTCGCCGCACCACGACCAGGCGCTCTATGTCGCCGAAGGACTCAAGACCGGGCGCGTCATGGTGAAGGACGAAGACGTCTGCCTGCATTGCGGGCTGTGCGCCGAGCGCTGCCCTACCGGCGCCTGGGACATGCAAAAGTACCTCATCGATATGACTCACGCGGGATCAACATGTCAGTCCAAAGCCCGATCAGCAGCGTAAACGACTTCGTCGTCCGCTTCGCCAACGTCAACGGCTCGGGTTCAGCGAGCGCCAACGAGCTGTTCGCGCGTTCGATCCTGCGCCATGGGGTGCCGGTCAGCCCGCGCAACATCTTCCCGTCCAACATCCAGGGCCTGCCGACCTGGTACGAGGTGCGCGTCACCGAAGCCGGCCATCTCGGCGCCCGCGGCGGCGTCGACCTGATGGTGGCGATGAACCCGCAGACCTGGGACAAGGACGTCGCCTCGATCGAGCCCGGCGGCTATCTGTTCTACGATTCGACCAAGCCGATGCCGACGTCGAAATTCCGCGCCGACATCACCGTGATCGGTGTGCCGCTAACCGCGATCACCAACTCGACCTACACCGATCCGCGCCAGCGCCAGCTGTTCAAGAACATCATCTATCTCGGCGCGCTCTGTGCGCTGCTCGACCTCGACCCGAAGCTCGTCGAGCAACTGATCGGCGAGCAATACAAGGGCAAGGAAAAGCTCTTGTCATCGAATGTGCACGCACTGCATCTCGGCCGCGATTGGGCGCTGCAGAATTTGAAATGCCCGATCGGGCTGCAGGTGAAGAAATCAGACAA
This portion of the Bradyrhizobium sp. AZCC 2262 genome encodes:
- the chrA gene encoding chromate efflux transporter yields the protein MADKSAGTVAEVFAAFLKLGLTSFGGPIAHLGYFRAEFVERRKWLSESSFADIVALCQFLPGPASSQVGFTLGILRGNGLFGGLAAWFAFTMPSAIILFAFALSATAFTGPSAEGILHGLKLVAVAVVAQAIWGMANSLTPDRARAAIALAAVAIVVFIGGSFGQIGAIALGAMAGLWLCRGDGATPAGHLGFSVSRRHSAVALVLFAVLFLLTPLVAARTGSQGLALFDAFYRSGALVFGGGHVVLPLLQAEVVTPGWVSNADFLAGYGMAQAVPGPLFTFAAYLGAIGPAPNGLAGAAIALIALSLPGLLLVYGMLPYWDALRLRPSAQAAMRGTNAAVVGILGAALYNPVWTSAVLTPRDFAVALTGFLLLTVWKLAPWIVVVQLAATAAVLQLR
- a CDS encoding DUF6894 family protein; the protein is MPRYYFNTRIGDELISDPDGEVLRDPDRAWEMARAMIRELLKTDGADGALLSATIEVTDDDGEIVLEFPFAEAILDAPGGPITRH
- the pqqC gene encoding pyrroloquinoline-quinone synthase PqqC, whose protein sequence is MTALSIGKGITLNSADELEAMLRHIGATRYHNLHPFHRLLHGGKLNKGQVQAWALNRYFYQSTIPLKDAMVISRFRDRATRIEWRHRIEDHDGDIGSEGGIERWLKLTEGLGLDSAYVESTEGILPATRFAVEAYVHFCRDKTPLEAIASSLTELFAPNLHEERISGMLQHYDFVNPDIMSYFSRRLTQAPRDAGFALEYVKANAKTPAEREAVCNALIFKTNVLWVQLDALYHAYVEGHIPPGAFVPGGD
- the pip gene encoding prolyl aminopeptidase — protein: MAPDADAGKSVKRADPFAPLTSEQLVVSDGHDIYVESVGRPGGVAAVYLHGGPGSGCQPDHRRLFDPERFHAVLFDQRGAGRSRPKGRREANTLPHLIADMEAIREKFALERWMIVGGSWGATLALAYAQAHPDRVTGIVLRATFLGTIQEIENGFLNTLPRFYPGLYNDFMSVLPEGERAQPIQAYFRRILDPDPDVNIPAARAWGETERILSEHAPNRTRLDLAALGSSRGLPATPFMEAHYFANDCFMQPNQLLREAGRLKGIPGIIVQGRYDLLCPPATSHALGALWREAEIRFVEGAGHTLYDPGVRDAVMKAIADMASRTSK
- the pqqA gene encoding pyrroloquinoline quinone precursor peptide PqqA translates to MAWKTPKIVEVSVGMEINMYMCATRK
- a CDS encoding PQQ-dependent sugar dehydrogenase is translated as MISYLPTPRSLLLAGAFFSALTLSVAAQQPATPPAAGAAPAAAPALPPGSPLIGRPAGSEAAAKLAPIAPPPIPAAPDKLPTAKLKVPAGFNIEVYAAGMANARSLALGDKGTVFVGSRLVDKVYAIVNKDGKREVKVLASGLYRPNGLAFKDGTLYIAELSKVSKIEKVEDNLDNPPKPTVIYDKLPKDEAHGWKFIGIGPDNKLYVPVGQPGNNVLHDDDHGQIRRMNLDGSGVEVIARGVRNTVGFDWNPETKQLYFTDNGRDWMSEDVPEDELNRVTKVGEHFGAPYCLQGNIVDPEFGWGKSCSEFTPPVGLLGPHSASLGLRFYTGSMFPKAYKNAIIVARHGSWNRSKKVGGDVVVVKLNKDGTVKSMEPFITGFLEDNKYIGRPVDVMQMKDGSLLVSDDWNGAVYRVTYGKQKVAGKQ
- the pqqB gene encoding pyrroloquinoline quinone biosynthesis protein PqqB encodes the protein MLRVVVLGAAAGGGVPQWNCGCPVCRKARSENPELRSTQASIAVSADGAHWYLINASPDLRQQLIATPQLHPKAGQLRHSPIAGVILTNGEVDAVAGLLSMREGSPFTLYAHERVLAILRSNNIFNVLGENNVKRRPIEVDRPFEPTLPDGSPSGMEILPFAVPGKGAWYLEGKAHPAGGDGAGDTLGLRILDKGSGRYFYFLAACADVTDDLKSRLAGAALVFFDGTVWRDDELIVQGLGTKTGQGMGHISMSGEHGAIESLAGLDIGRKMFLHINNSNPALLSGSGERKALEQAGWQIPADGTEITL
- a CDS encoding c-type cytochrome, producing the protein MRKTITALAFASIAFAASAETIEERIVPCLACHGEKGQSETENTPSLGGQQAPYALIQLFLFREKLRTFEPMNEMAKPLTDDDLRLFSDFIARMPKPAPPADAGDPVRLQRGQALVQQHRCDTCHNPDLSGKENVPRIANQREDYLAKTLAEYKDNSRHGYDASMADVMAPITPEQIADLAYFVARMR
- the pqqD gene encoding pyrroloquinoline quinone biosynthesis peptide chaperone PqqD: MAASRNISVSEASRPKLPRHTRLKFDETRQVWVILAPERVLAPDEIAVEVLQLCDGVRSVGDMADQLAAKYAAPREAILTDVIAMLQDLADKGFLTEVREKTS
- the pqqE gene encoding pyrroloquinoline quinone biosynthesis protein PqqE translates to MSDILAGSKTTGAAPSDGLAVLESQRSTAETFGIPLAVLAELTHRCPLQCPYCSNPIELDRGGSELTTEEWKKVLSELAEIGVLQIHFSGGEPTARKDLVELVQHATDVGLYSNLITSAVLLTKERLSALADAGLCHVQISFQGNEPMVADRVAGLKNAHEKKIEAAKWTRELDLPLTVNAVMHRQNLHQLSDIIQMAVDLDADRLEVANVQYYGWALKNRAALMPTIEQIEETSRIVEEAAVRLKGILAIDYVVPDYYALRPKKCMGGWGRQFFNISPAGKVLPCHAAESITGLEFESVRSNHSIAWIWQNSEAFNRYRGTGWMPEPCKSCEFREIDFGGCRCQAFALTGDAGNTDPACTLSPMHEQIFKDAEREAAAHQDRFLYRNFAGGTLETEGEHGA